Proteins encoded within one genomic window of Couchioplanes caeruleus:
- a CDS encoding FAD/NAD(P)-binding protein yields MPGSPDDGHSGESLPPRETQGGGDHFRLTIVGGGPRATYALERLAATVDRLGPDGRIEIRVYERTGELGADGVHSVRRARTSFLNRIRSGGRAAQAGLQQARRVVMSGKVFGIFPKGNPSAGRPAPPGKDRRHAAGPDSPARRSCRSASSARTRCRGARRQGTPGPPPR; encoded by the coding sequence ATGCCGGGTTCACCCGATGACGGTCACAGCGGCGAATCCCTGCCGCCACGTGAGACGCAGGGCGGTGGGGACCACTTCCGGCTGACGATCGTCGGTGGCGGGCCCCGGGCCACCTACGCGCTGGAACGGCTCGCCGCGACGGTGGACCGGCTCGGCCCGGACGGGCGAATCGAGATCCGGGTGTACGAGCGGACCGGCGAGCTCGGCGCCGACGGCGTCCACAGTGTACGCCGGGCCCGGACCAGCTTCCTCAACCGGATTCGCAGTGGCGGCCGGGCGGCGCAGGCCGGCCTGCAACAGGCGCGCCGCGTGGTCATGAGCGGCAAGGTCTTCGGCATCTTCCCGAAGGGCAACCCGTCCGCCGGACGGCCGGCTCCACCGGGGAAAGACCGGCGTCACGCGGCTGGCCCTGACTCACCGGCGCGACGGTCGTGCCGGTCGGCGTCCTCGGCACGAACGAGGTGCAGGGGTGCCCGTCGGCAGGGCACCCCAGGACCGCCGCCTCGCTAG
- a CDS encoding FcoT family thioesterase gives MNTVTHAAGSVVGSGGAHATDEELLAAVLRPYRENCKYLRSAEVTAVGEPADGGRVTARCTFVIPESCYIDDTGHFNSVEFNICYNQMLYYTVAKTVQERLAAPFSRWTMDDYWARQLADFLITDFRSSFKRAMSGRYFHGELEINDIAEWGGSDIRDALVVLRTTCRYWDEQGGASAGEIRVAITNPPGATAEDART, from the coding sequence GTGAACACAGTGACCCACGCCGCCGGCTCTGTGGTCGGGTCCGGCGGCGCGCACGCCACCGATGAGGAGCTGCTGGCCGCCGTACTGCGCCCGTACCGGGAGAACTGCAAGTATCTGCGGTCGGCGGAGGTGACCGCCGTCGGCGAACCGGCCGACGGCGGTCGGGTCACGGCGCGATGCACCTTCGTGATCCCTGAGTCCTGTTACATCGACGACACCGGACACTTCAACTCGGTCGAGTTCAACATCTGCTACAACCAGATGCTCTACTACACGGTCGCCAAGACCGTGCAGGAACGGCTGGCGGCCCCCTTCTCCCGGTGGACAATGGACGACTACTGGGCCCGGCAGCTCGCCGACTTCCTCATCACCGACTTCCGCAGCTCGTTCAAGCGCGCCATGAGCGGCCGGTACTTCCACGGCGAGCTGGAGATCAACGACATCGCCGAGTGGGGCGGCAGCGACATCCGCGACGCCCTCGTCGTGCTCCGCACCACGTGCCGCTACTGGGACGAGCAGGGCGGTGCGTCGGCAGGAGAGATCCGGGTGGCGATCACCAATCCCCCCGGCGCGACCGCCGAGGACGCGAGGACATGA
- a CDS encoding prepilin-type N-terminal cleavage/methylation domain-containing protein: protein MQDTISRLRAKKDDEGFTLIELLVVVVIIGVLVAIAVPVYLNYRQGAADKSAQSDVRGAISAVEQYYTENGNKYPDAAVAESNEGEDDADETYLNLGDGRKVTLSEQTELGYVPVGDGYLLCAQNKNGSEDTWYLYDSSAGGSVTPQEGAFDSGTCA from the coding sequence ATGCAGGACACCATCAGCCGACTGCGCGCCAAGAAGGACGACGAGGGCTTCACCCTCATCGAGCTTCTCGTCGTCGTGGTCATCATCGGCGTGCTGGTCGCCATCGCCGTGCCGGTCTACCTCAACTACCGCCAGGGCGCCGCCGACAAGTCGGCCCAGTCCGACGTGCGCGGCGCGATCAGCGCGGTCGAGCAGTACTACACCGAGAACGGCAACAAATACCCCGACGCGGCGGTCGCCGAATCGAACGAGGGCGAGGACGACGCCGACGAGACGTACCTCAACCTGGGCGACGGGCGGAAGGTCACGCTGTCGGAGCAGACGGAGCTCGGCTACGTCCCGGTCGGCGACGGATACCTGCTCTGCGCGCAGAACAAGAACGGCAGCGAGGACACGTGGTACCTGTACGACAGCAGCGCCGGCGGCTCCGTCACGCCCCAAGAGGGCGCCTTCGACTCCGGCACCTGCGCCTGA
- a CDS encoding type IV pilus twitching motility protein PilT, translated as MYTLDHTVPQQSAPSEPAADDLAVLDQMLVTLVESRGSDLHLTVGSPPMIRVDGGLRPLPGYGKLNSADTALLCRAGVSPAQWQTFQQEHELDFAHSIVGVSRFRGNLYIQRNSCGAVFRAIPHKIKPLDELGMPESVSRFAHLPRGLVLVTGPTGSGKTTTLASVLDLANRSRAAHIITIEDPIEFLHPHKRSVVNQREVGADTHTFAQALKHALRQDPDIILVGELRDLETTATALTAAETGHLVLATLHTQSATQTIDRVIDIFPPHQQLQIRAQLAASLQGVVTQALAPRADNKGRAVVCEILTATPAIRSLIREGKSHQIPSFMQAGGNDGMLAFDQHLAERVREGIVTVDAALEICHSAEELKRLIGRV; from the coding sequence ATGTACACGCTCGACCACACGGTTCCGCAGCAGTCCGCTCCGTCCGAGCCTGCCGCGGATGACCTGGCCGTGCTCGACCAGATGCTGGTCACCCTCGTCGAGTCGCGCGGCTCCGACCTGCACCTGACGGTCGGCTCACCCCCGATGATCCGGGTCGACGGCGGGCTGCGCCCGCTCCCCGGATACGGCAAGCTCAACTCGGCCGACACCGCACTGCTGTGCCGCGCGGGCGTCTCCCCGGCGCAGTGGCAGACCTTCCAGCAGGAGCACGAGCTGGACTTCGCGCACAGCATCGTCGGCGTCTCCCGCTTCCGCGGCAACCTCTACATCCAGCGCAACTCCTGCGGCGCCGTCTTCCGCGCCATCCCGCACAAGATCAAGCCGCTGGACGAGCTCGGCATGCCGGAGTCGGTGTCCCGCTTCGCCCACCTGCCCCGCGGCCTGGTCCTGGTGACCGGCCCGACCGGCTCCGGCAAGACCACCACCCTGGCTTCGGTCCTGGACCTGGCGAACCGCAGCCGGGCGGCGCACATCATCACCATCGAGGACCCGATCGAGTTCCTGCACCCGCACAAGCGCAGCGTGGTCAACCAGCGCGAGGTCGGCGCGGACACCCACACCTTCGCCCAGGCGCTCAAGCACGCCCTGCGCCAGGACCCCGACATCATCCTCGTCGGCGAGCTCCGCGACCTCGAGACGACCGCGACGGCCCTCACCGCGGCGGAGACCGGCCACCTGGTGCTGGCGACGCTGCACACGCAGAGCGCCACCCAGACCATCGACCGCGTCATCGACATCTTCCCCCCGCACCAGCAGCTCCAGATCCGAGCCCAGCTCGCCGCCAGCCTCCAGGGCGTCGTCACCCAGGCCCTGGCCCCCCGCGCCGACAACAAGGGCCGCGCGGTGGTCTGCGAGATCCTCACGGCCACCCCGGCGATCCGCAGCCTCATCCGCGAGGGCAAGTCCCACCAGATCCCCTCGTTCATGCAGGCCGGCGGCAACGACGGAATGCTGGCCTTCGACCAGCATCTCGCCGAGCGCGTCCGCGAGGGCATCGTGACGGTCGACGCCGCCCTCGAGATCTGCCACTCCGCCGAGGAACTGAAACGCCTGATCGGAAGGGTGTGA
- a CDS encoding AfsR/SARP family transcriptional regulator codes for MRLLGPFEVLGKEGQSITPRPAKMRTLLALLCAYAGTVVSTQQIEAALWVEGRPRTAATALHVYMSRVRKHLEGHGAGSVGISTRASGYVLNDGVYDLDHQSLRRLVQRADDAEAAGRTAEAVEILQRATALRRGPALADFRDVPVLNSVGRHLDEQFLLAYGRKAELELRLNRHARLVPELFAVATEYPTHEHIHQLLMLCLYRTGRTAEALSVYTRLREHLIEAVGLEPSARSQRLQQRILQFDTQLDEANALAS; via the coding sequence ATGCGGTTGCTGGGGCCGTTCGAGGTGCTCGGCAAGGAAGGTCAGTCGATAACACCACGGCCGGCGAAGATGCGTACTCTGCTGGCGCTGTTGTGTGCTTACGCGGGTACCGTGGTGTCCACGCAGCAGATCGAGGCGGCACTCTGGGTGGAGGGTCGTCCGCGCACCGCGGCGACGGCACTGCATGTCTACATGTCGCGGGTCCGCAAACATCTGGAGGGTCATGGAGCAGGCTCGGTCGGCATCTCGACCAGGGCCTCCGGCTACGTCCTCAACGACGGGGTGTACGACCTGGACCATCAGTCGTTGCGCCGCCTCGTGCAGCGCGCCGACGACGCCGAGGCGGCCGGTCGTACCGCCGAGGCCGTCGAGATCCTGCAACGCGCCACGGCACTGCGGCGCGGCCCGGCGCTCGCCGACTTCCGGGACGTGCCGGTGCTCAACTCGGTCGGCCGGCACCTCGACGAGCAGTTCCTGCTGGCGTACGGGCGCAAGGCCGAACTGGAACTACGCCTCAACCGGCACGCCCGGCTGGTTCCCGAGCTCTTCGCCGTGGCGACGGAATACCCCACCCACGAGCACATCCATCAGCTCCTGATGCTGTGCCTCTACCGCACCGGACGCACTGCGGAGGCGCTGTCGGTCTACACCCGGCTCCGCGAACACCTCATCGAGGCGGTGGGCCTCGAGCCGAGCGCACGCAGCCAACGATTGCAGCAGCGCATCCTCCAGTTCGACACCCAACTGGACGAGGCGAACGCGCTCGCGAGCTAG
- a CDS encoding aminotransferase class V-fold PLP-dependent enzyme, with protein sequence MDLPAVARACGYREATDGSTIRQAVRRAMRHGGPQFLRVPVIPEWTRTSAVRRWRHPRRSPGSVPRCSGRCTELPPPPNRPVRHKGKTMKTDSAGRRRQILMNPGPVNADERVRAALAGPDICHREVEFTDLLRRVRDKVVRICGGGNDHAGVVLTGSGTSAVEALISSVVPQGGGVLAIDNGHYGRRMHDIAAAYGLYTRHLDLGWGTRIPQAKVGRLLAVDERLTHVLVVHHETSTGMRNDVAAMATEAHRYGREVIVDAVSSIGAEYLDMRTTGVDWLAGSANKCLEGMPGLGFVCGPRSGFATLDAMPRRTFSLDLHRHYLAQEVTGAPAFTPGVPAFYAFDVALDLALREGVAARGARYARLAERLRDGLERLGFRLLLAPEDRAVSLTAAALPPGVDFAAVHAGMRDAGFVIYPAQEVLSGEYIRLSTMGTMSDGDVEAFLEKLGGLVSAAVATDAGFTR encoded by the coding sequence GTGGATCTGCCCGCGGTGGCGCGGGCATGCGGTTACCGCGAGGCCACCGACGGATCCACGATCCGCCAGGCCGTCCGCCGGGCGATGCGGCACGGCGGCCCGCAGTTCCTGCGCGTACCCGTCATCCCGGAATGGACCCGCACCTCGGCCGTCCGGCGCTGGCGCCACCCGCGTCGGTCGCCCGGTTCGGTGCCGCGGTGCTCCGGGCGGTGCACGGAACTCCCGCCACCACCCAACCGGCCGGTCCGACACAAGGGGAAGACGATGAAGACCGACTCCGCGGGCCGTCGCCGGCAGATCCTCATGAACCCGGGACCGGTGAATGCCGACGAGCGGGTCCGGGCCGCGCTGGCCGGCCCGGACATCTGCCACCGCGAAGTGGAGTTCACCGATCTGCTGCGGCGCGTCCGCGACAAGGTCGTCCGCATCTGCGGCGGAGGTAACGACCATGCCGGTGTGGTGCTGACCGGTTCGGGAACCTCGGCGGTCGAGGCGCTCATCAGCTCGGTGGTGCCGCAGGGCGGCGGCGTACTGGCCATCGACAACGGCCACTACGGCAGGCGCATGCACGACATCGCCGCCGCCTACGGGCTGTACACCCGTCATCTCGATCTGGGCTGGGGCACCCGCATCCCGCAGGCCAAGGTCGGGCGCCTCCTGGCCGTCGACGAAAGACTCACCCACGTCCTCGTCGTCCACCACGAGACGAGCACCGGCATGCGCAACGACGTGGCCGCTATGGCGACGGAGGCGCACCGGTACGGCCGCGAGGTGATCGTGGATGCGGTCAGCAGCATCGGCGCCGAGTATCTCGACATGCGCACGACCGGCGTCGACTGGCTCGCCGGCTCGGCCAACAAGTGTCTGGAGGGCATGCCCGGCCTCGGATTCGTGTGCGGCCCCCGCAGCGGCTTCGCGACGCTCGACGCCATGCCGCGCCGAACATTCTCGTTGGATCTGCACCGTCACTACCTCGCGCAGGAGGTCACCGGCGCTCCCGCCTTCACCCCCGGCGTACCGGCCTTCTACGCCTTCGACGTCGCTCTCGACCTGGCGCTGCGGGAGGGTGTGGCGGCGCGCGGCGCCCGCTACGCGCGCCTCGCGGAGCGGCTGCGGGACGGGCTCGAGCGACTCGGCTTCCGGCTCCTGCTGGCCCCGGAGGACCGCGCCGTCAGCCTCACTGCGGCGGCCCTGCCCCCCGGCGTCGACTTCGCCGCCGTGCACGCCGGCATGCGGGACGCCGGATTCGTCATCTACCCCGCACAGGAGGTGCTGTCGGGCGAGTACATCCGGCTGTCCACGATGGGCACGATGAGCGACGGCGACGTGGAAGCGTTCCTCGAGAAGCTGGGCGGGCTGGTTTCCGCGGCCGTCGCCACGGATGCCGGGTTCACCCGATGA
- a CDS encoding cytochrome P450 family protein — MTSKCPVHNLDSPYDEEWFADPYPTYERLHEEGPAHRVCLPDGSPVWLITRYEEASEALKDKRLVRNRRYADDDYENEMLPEIVRSGNLHMEDGPLHTRLRRFMNFAFTPKRMAALVPRIQQVVNDLLDEIERKGGGDIMSDLAAPLPITMTADILGVPDTSRADFRAWSDAMLGKDPAAARVAAGKLLAFVEELIELKKREPADDLISYWISARDSEGQPLTDQEMIGMTFFLLLGGYDTTVGQIGASVLALINHPDKAQEMRDNPDIIPAAVEELMRWDGSTHSGIRRFAIEDMTIGGAQIKAGQQVIISLGAANRDPERFECPAELRLDRPDNQQLGFGRGPHHCPGKELARNELRIALGELVRRFPNIKCAVPQEELDWRPSWLIRVPRQFPVTV, encoded by the coding sequence ATGACCTCGAAGTGCCCCGTGCACAACCTCGACTCCCCGTACGACGAGGAGTGGTTCGCCGACCCGTACCCGACGTACGAGCGTCTTCACGAGGAGGGCCCGGCGCACCGCGTGTGCCTGCCTGACGGCTCGCCGGTCTGGCTGATCACAAGGTACGAAGAGGCCAGCGAGGCGCTCAAGGACAAGCGGCTGGTGCGCAACCGCCGCTACGCCGACGACGACTACGAGAACGAGATGCTGCCGGAGATCGTGCGGTCCGGAAACCTCCACATGGAGGACGGCCCCCTGCACACCCGCCTGCGTCGCTTCATGAACTTCGCGTTCACCCCGAAGCGGATGGCGGCGCTGGTGCCGCGGATCCAGCAGGTCGTCAACGACCTGCTGGACGAGATCGAGCGCAAGGGCGGCGGCGACATCATGTCGGACCTCGCGGCGCCGCTGCCGATCACCATGACCGCCGACATCCTCGGCGTGCCGGACACCTCCCGTGCCGACTTCCGCGCCTGGAGCGACGCGATGCTGGGCAAGGACCCGGCCGCTGCCAGGGTTGCCGCCGGCAAGCTCCTCGCGTTCGTGGAGGAGCTCATCGAGCTGAAGAAGAGGGAGCCCGCCGACGACCTCATCTCCTACTGGATCAGCGCCCGCGACAGCGAGGGCCAGCCGCTGACCGACCAGGAGATGATCGGCATGACCTTCTTCCTGCTCCTCGGTGGGTACGACACCACGGTGGGGCAGATCGGCGCCTCCGTCCTGGCCCTGATCAACCACCCCGACAAGGCGCAGGAGATGCGGGACAACCCCGACATCATCCCGGCCGCGGTAGAGGAGCTGATGCGGTGGGACGGCTCGACGCACAGCGGTATCCGCCGCTTTGCGATCGAGGACATGACCATCGGAGGGGCCCAGATCAAGGCCGGCCAGCAGGTCATCATCTCGCTGGGCGCTGCGAACCGGGACCCCGAGCGCTTCGAGTGCCCGGCCGAGCTCCGGCTGGACCGACCGGACAACCAGCAGCTCGGCTTCGGCCGTGGACCGCACCACTGTCCGGGCAAGGAGTTGGCCCGCAACGAGCTGCGGATCGCCCTGGGCGAGCTCGTCCGCCGGTTCCCGAACATCAAGTGCGCCGTTCCGCAGGAAGAGCTCGATTGGCGGCCGTCCTGGCTGATCCGGGTCCCGCGGCAGTTCCCGGTGACCGTGTGA
- a CDS encoding type II secretion system F family protein produces MPATKTFHYNSIDASGHKTKGTIEAANEAAATQMLKQRGETPLDLSEAGQGLNKDIKIPGLGGRTKLKDLAVFARQFATMTASGMSLLRSLAILEEQTSAASLKKAVGEVRADVSGGVSLSTAMAKHDKVFPRLMIAMVRAGEAGGMIDQALEQVAESMEKDTALRGKIKAALTYPAIVLCFTFVMIGAVLKFIVPIFEDMFKNLGGELPGITQFLVDTSHNMFWIAPTFLTVTIGGAVLYKRQIRTSADFRLKVDTLKLRLPVFGSLLGKLAMSRFSRNLGLLLNVGVPVMQALTVVGETTGNEIVNRAMQDVQSAVRDGQPMSSALRHHKVFPQMVTQMIEVGEESGQISQMLDKVADFYDREVDSAAESLAASIEPIMVLVMGGVVGGMVICLYLPMFTIYQNIQG; encoded by the coding sequence ATGCCGGCAACCAAAACCTTCCACTACAACAGCATCGACGCCTCCGGCCACAAGACGAAGGGCACGATCGAGGCGGCCAACGAGGCCGCCGCGACCCAGATGCTCAAACAGCGTGGCGAGACGCCGCTGGACCTGTCCGAGGCCGGCCAGGGCCTCAACAAGGACATCAAGATCCCCGGTCTCGGCGGCCGGACCAAGCTCAAGGACCTGGCGGTCTTCGCCCGGCAGTTCGCCACGATGACGGCTTCCGGCATGTCGCTGCTGCGTTCGCTGGCCATCCTGGAGGAGCAGACCTCGGCGGCCTCGCTGAAGAAGGCGGTCGGCGAGGTCCGCGCCGACGTTTCCGGCGGCGTCTCGCTGTCGACGGCGATGGCGAAGCACGACAAGGTCTTCCCGCGCCTCATGATCGCCATGGTCCGGGCCGGCGAGGCCGGCGGTATGATCGACCAGGCCCTCGAGCAGGTCGCCGAGAGCATGGAGAAGGACACGGCCCTCCGCGGCAAGATCAAGGCGGCGCTGACCTATCCCGCCATCGTGCTGTGCTTCACCTTCGTGATGATCGGCGCGGTGCTCAAGTTCATCGTCCCGATCTTCGAGGACATGTTCAAGAACCTGGGCGGCGAGCTCCCGGGCATCACGCAGTTCCTCGTCGACACCAGCCACAACATGTTCTGGATCGCCCCGACGTTCCTGACCGTGACGATCGGCGGCGCGGTCCTCTACAAGCGCCAGATCCGCACGAGCGCCGACTTCAGGCTCAAGGTCGACACGCTCAAGCTCCGGTTGCCGGTCTTCGGCTCGCTCCTCGGCAAGCTGGCGATGAGCCGGTTCTCCCGCAACCTGGGTCTGCTGCTCAACGTGGGCGTGCCGGTGATGCAGGCGCTCACCGTGGTCGGCGAGACCACCGGCAACGAGATCGTCAACCGGGCCATGCAGGACGTCCAGTCGGCCGTCCGTGACGGCCAGCCGATGTCGTCGGCCCTGCGCCATCACAAGGTCTTCCCGCAGATGGTCACACAGATGATCGAAGTCGGCGAAGAAAGCGGTCAAATCAGTCAGATGCTCGACAAGGTTGCCGATTTCTATGACAGGGAAGTCGACAGCGCCGCCGAGTCCCTCGCCGCCTCGATCGAACCGATCATGGTCCTCGTCATGGGAGGTGTGGTCGGCGGAATGGTGATCTGTCTGTACCTACCGATGTTCACCATCTACCAGAACATCCAGGGCTGA
- a CDS encoding GspE/PulE family protein has translation MDQTFRPLIDALKQMGIDEDAVDAAAESAERSGKSVRAVLISEKIVTEEQLTEAAAYAFGLNTVDLVGYPLEPAALKRIPLSVVLRHRVLGLNIVDDELVVGVTDPGDVVALDDVRAATGMTVRPVVVARSEVRRIIERLQREASDLGDLADTSDDDQGGMTAQATSADDAPIVRYVNSLIEQAVQNRASDLHLEPNEDGMRVRYRIDGVLHELDTVPRGVMSALTSRLKIMSGVDITEKRVPQNGRITVMIRDRKVDLRTATLPTVWGEKIVLRVLDTGGIDLDMSKLGFTQHNLNRFAESFSKPHGMVLVTGPTGSGKSTTLYATLGRISKPEINVITVEDPVEFRLRGINQVQVNAKAGLTFAAVLPAILRSDPDVVLIGEIRDGNTAQIATEASLTGHLVLSTLHTNDAPGAVTRLTEMGIEPFLVGSSLDCVLAQRLARRLCDWCKEAYAPTEEELENARWPVQDLKIPETLWKPIGCRDCANTGYRGRIALHEVMPISPEIETLTIRRASSGEIRDVAIEQGMYDLRSDGLAKAAGGLTSVTEVSRVAI, from the coding sequence ATGGACCAGACCTTCCGCCCGTTGATCGATGCCCTGAAGCAGATGGGCATCGACGAGGACGCGGTGGATGCGGCGGCCGAATCCGCCGAGCGCAGCGGCAAGTCCGTGCGGGCGGTCCTCATCAGCGAGAAGATCGTCACCGAGGAGCAGTTGACCGAGGCGGCCGCGTACGCCTTCGGCCTGAACACCGTCGATCTGGTCGGCTACCCGCTCGAACCCGCCGCCCTCAAGCGCATCCCGCTCTCCGTCGTCCTCCGACACCGGGTCCTGGGCCTCAACATCGTCGACGACGAGCTGGTCGTCGGCGTGACCGACCCCGGCGACGTGGTGGCCCTCGACGACGTCCGGGCGGCCACCGGCATGACCGTACGCCCGGTGGTGGTGGCCCGCAGCGAGGTCCGCCGCATCATCGAGCGCCTGCAGCGCGAGGCCAGCGACCTCGGCGACCTCGCCGACACCTCGGACGACGACCAGGGCGGCATGACCGCGCAGGCCACCAGCGCCGACGACGCGCCGATCGTGCGCTACGTCAACAGCCTGATCGAGCAGGCCGTCCAGAACCGCGCCTCCGACCTGCACCTGGAACCGAACGAGGACGGCATGCGGGTGCGCTACCGCATCGACGGCGTGTTGCACGAGCTGGACACCGTGCCGCGCGGCGTCATGTCCGCGCTGACCTCCCGCCTGAAGATCATGTCGGGCGTCGACATCACCGAGAAGCGGGTGCCGCAGAACGGCCGCATCACCGTGATGATCCGCGACCGCAAGGTCGATCTGCGGACCGCGACCCTGCCGACGGTGTGGGGCGAGAAGATCGTGCTCCGGGTGCTCGACACCGGCGGCATCGATCTGGACATGAGCAAGCTGGGCTTCACCCAGCACAACCTCAACCGCTTCGCGGAGTCGTTCAGCAAGCCGCACGGCATGGTCCTGGTCACCGGCCCCACCGGCTCCGGCAAGTCGACCACCCTGTATGCGACCCTGGGCCGGATCAGTAAGCCCGAAATCAATGTCATCACGGTGGAAGATCCCGTCGAGTTCCGTTTGCGCGGTATCAACCAGGTGCAGGTCAACGCCAAGGCCGGCCTGACCTTCGCGGCGGTGCTCCCGGCCATCCTGCGTTCCGACCCCGACGTCGTGCTCATCGGTGAGATCCGGGACGGCAACACCGCCCAGATCGCCACCGAGGCGTCCCTGACCGGTCACCTCGTGCTCTCGACCCTGCACACCAACGACGCGCCGGGCGCGGTCACCCGCCTCACCGAGATGGGCATCGAGCCGTTCCTCGTCGGCTCGTCGCTGGACTGCGTCCTGGCCCAGCGGCTCGCCCGGCGGCTCTGCGACTGGTGCAAGGAGGCGTACGCGCCCACGGAGGAGGAGCTGGAGAACGCCCGCTGGCCGGTGCAGGACCTCAAGATCCCCGAGACGCTGTGGAAGCCGATCGGCTGCCGCGACTGCGCCAACACCGGCTATCGCGGCCGCATCGCGCTGCACGAGGTGATGCCCATCTCCCCGGAGATCGAGACGCTCACCATCCGGCGGGCCTCCTCCGGCGAGATCCGCGACGTGGCGATCGAGCAGGGCATGTACGACCTGCGCTCGGACGGCCTGGCCAAGGCGGCCGGCGGCCTGACGTCGGTCACCGAGGTGTCCCGTGTCGCGATCTGA
- a CDS encoding acyl carrier protein yields the protein MTAVPTEFITALQRIPASARRAALQEAVTAEFRTALLMTPEETLPLDANYFDLGLTSLRVTEIKQRLEEKLGCEVDAAVLFASPTIADLTDNLVAAMPGSFPAAPAPPPGPPADRKPLVDSLLKDLFEA from the coding sequence ATGACCGCTGTGCCGACCGAATTCATCACCGCGTTGCAGCGGATTCCCGCGTCCGCCCGCCGTGCGGCCCTGCAGGAGGCGGTGACCGCGGAATTCCGTACCGCCCTGCTGATGACGCCGGAGGAGACGCTGCCCCTCGACGCGAACTACTTCGACCTTGGGCTCACGTCCCTGCGGGTGACGGAAATCAAGCAGCGCCTCGAGGAGAAGCTCGGGTGCGAGGTGGACGCCGCGGTCCTGTTCGCCAGCCCGACCATCGCCGACCTCACGGATAACCTCGTCGCGGCCATGCCCGGGTCGTTCCCGGCCGCGCCCGCGCCGCCGCCGGGCCCGCCCGCCGACCGTAAGCCCCTCGTCGACAGTTTGCTGAAGGACCTGTTCGAAGCATGA
- the scoE gene encoding (3R)-3-[(carboxymethyl)amino]fatty acid oxygenase/decarboxylase encodes MDVQVTDNGFGATVRGFDPATASDDDFAALKNGVYEHKILILKGQALAPSAFVEMGRRMGRVEAYYEPMYHHPEEPDIFVSSNVSDGDKQIGVPKTGKFWHADYQFMPKPFGLTLIYPQVIPAKNRGTYYIDMTQAYQRLPEDLKREIAGTRTLFSVRRYFKIRPSDVYRPLGELTEEVERKTPTVAHPTLFKHPVTGATVLYNSEGFTVGMEDADGNRLDDSLMQRVFEETGQHDSSFSGPGIHLVTPEQGDLLIWDNRALIHRALHTSTPEPTVSFRVTVHDDFPFHDDQPL; translated from the coding sequence ATGGATGTGCAGGTCACCGACAACGGTTTCGGGGCCACGGTGCGGGGCTTCGACCCGGCCACCGCCTCCGACGATGATTTCGCTGCCCTCAAGAACGGCGTGTACGAGCACAAGATCCTGATCCTCAAGGGGCAGGCGCTGGCGCCGTCCGCCTTCGTCGAGATGGGCCGGCGGATGGGGCGGGTCGAGGCGTACTACGAGCCGATGTACCACCACCCGGAAGAGCCGGACATCTTCGTGTCGTCCAACGTCAGCGACGGGGACAAGCAGATCGGCGTGCCGAAGACGGGCAAGTTCTGGCACGCGGATTACCAGTTCATGCCGAAGCCTTTCGGCCTGACGCTCATCTACCCGCAGGTCATCCCGGCGAAGAACCGGGGCACCTACTACATCGACATGACGCAGGCGTACCAGCGACTGCCGGAGGATCTGAAGCGGGAGATCGCCGGCACCCGGACGCTGTTCAGCGTTCGCCGGTATTTCAAGATCCGGCCCTCCGACGTCTACCGGCCGCTCGGCGAGCTCACCGAGGAAGTGGAGCGCAAGACGCCCACGGTCGCGCACCCGACGCTGTTCAAGCACCCGGTGACCGGTGCGACCGTGCTCTACAACAGCGAGGGCTTCACCGTCGGGATGGAGGACGCCGACGGCAACCGGCTCGACGACTCGCTCATGCAGCGGGTCTTCGAGGAGACCGGCCAGCACGACTCGAGCTTCTCCGGGCCCGGCATCCACCTCGTCACGCCGGAGCAGGGCGACCTGCTGATCTGGGACAACCGTGCGTTGATCCATCGGGCGCTGCACACGAGCACGCCCGAGCCCACGGTCTCGTTCCGCGTGACGGTGCACGACGACTTCCCCTTCCACGACGACCAGCCGCTCTGA